The following is a genomic window from Sphingobacterium spiritivorum.
TCGGCATACTGTTCGGTATCGTATTCGTAAAATCGGAAGTCGTAAGCTGGTTCCGCATACAGGAAATGTTCCGACTGCAATCGTTCCATATGTACGGCATTATCGGGAGTGCGGTCTTAACGGGTATGATCTCCGTTTTCCTGATAAAGAAATTCAATATCAAAACCATTTACGGCGAACCTATTAAAATTGCTCCTAAAACATTCAATAAAGGGCAAATCTATGGCGCTCTGATTTTTGGTTTGGGCTGGGCAATAACCGGAGCCTGTCCGGGTCCCTTGTTTGCACAAATCGGAACGGGGGCTACCGTTATTGCCGTTACCCTGTTGAGTGCCATTACAGGTACTTGGGTGTATGGCTTGCTAAGGGAAAAACTGCCTCATTAATACCGTTTATGTATCGGTTTAAACGATTGCTGGCAACAGCAATGTGGGTTTTTATTGCCCAAACTTTACAGGCACAAAAACATTACAACGCTTGGTTTCGCAGTACGTTAAGCGTTCCTGTCGGCGAAAAATTCAAAGTAGATAATGAGTTTCAGCACAGGCGACAGAGCGGATTTCAAAACGGGAATATGCTGGATAACAACCTGATGTTTACATTCAGGAATTGGGTACACTACCAGCATAACCCCAACCTAAAGTTTTCCGTTTCGCCGTTTGCCTATTTTTCCCATTACCGCATTATTCAGGATAAGCCAGATAAAGAAGCTGCACCTAATAGTGAGGTACGGTTTTCAGTAGCAGAAGAATTACAGCACAAAATATACAAGCGTATTTACCTTGTGAACAGGAATGCTTTGGAATACCGTATTATCAATAACCAACAACCCAACGTTATAAGGTTCCGTACACGTTTCGGTGGTCGGTATGAATTGACCGAACAACTTAAACTTACCCTATTTGACGAGTTCTTTATCAACGTAACGGGAACTTCTTCAGCACAGTTTCCCGACCATAACAGGACAGGGCTGAACATTGAATACAGCGTGTTGCCCAATCTGAAATTTGATGTCGGCTACATATACCTTATCCGGTTTTCTGTCCCGTCGGCATCCGGCAATATCAGGTTATACGAAAACAATATGTTCCTTAATTTGACCTATCAACTGAAAAATAACAAATAACACCACCACAACATCATTTACCTTATGTAACAAAAGTTACAGTACAGGGAGGACAGATAGTCTAAATTTGTGGGTTACGAATTTCAAAAAGATGATTATGCTGACCAAAGCAAAGTTTACCACTACTATAGCTTTATTTATAATCTTGTTCTTACAAGGAAATCAATTACAAGCCCAAAGCTATTTTTTCGAGCGGGTATATGATGAAACATTGGCGCAGGCAAGTTTTGTGATAGGCGATTTAAAAACCAAAGAAGCTATTGTTATAGACCCGAAGCGGGATATGGATACTTACTTGGAAATTGCCAAAGCTAACCACCTCAATATAACCAAAGTAGCCGAAACACATATCCACGCCGATTTTTTAAGCGGTTCCCGTGAACTGGCAGCCGTTACCAATGCGGAGTTGCTACTGTCCGATGAGGGCGGAGCGGATTGGCAATATCAGTTTCTACACACCGGGCTGAAAGACGGCAGTATCATCTCTATCGGGCAGGTGGAACTGAAAGTAATGCACACGCCCGGACACACGCCCGAAAGCATCACTTTTTTGGTAAGAGATACGAAAGTTCCAGCCACACCACAAAGAGCCATTACGGGAGATTTTATTTTCGTGGGCGATGTTGGTCGTCCTGACCTGCTGGAAAAAGCAGCCGGGCAGGTCGGCTCACAGGAGCTTGGAGCAAAAAAGCTTTATGCTTCTATTCAAAAGTTTTCCCGATTGCCTGACGATTTGGAGATATGGGCAGGACACGGAGCAGGTTCATTCTGTGGCAAGAGCCTAAGCACCATTCCACATTCTACCTTAAAAGAAGAAAAGCAGAACAGCAAAGCCTTTCAATTTAAAAATGATGAAAAAGGTTTTGTAAAATACATTTTGGACGGACAGCCGACCCCGCCCAACTATTTTGCCGTGATGAAGCAACTCAACAAGGTGGAACGTCCGTTGCTTATTCAAGTTCCTGTTCATCCAAAACTCAACCAGCCAGCATTTCAAAAAGCCATTGACAACAAATTGCTGGTTATTGATACCCGCAGCAAAAACGAGGTTGTCAAAGGTCACATTCCGGGCAGCCTGCATATCGAAAACGGAAAATCATTTTCCACTTGGGTAGGTTCTTTGGTAGATTATCAACCTCAAATCGTATTGATAACCGATGAAAGCCACACGGAAGACCTGACCCGTAAGCTGATGCGTATCGGGATGGATAATATCTACGGTTTTGTGACCGACTTGGATAAGATGAATGTGGCACTGGAAAAATCCGACCTCGTTAGTATCGGGGAACTGAAAAAGCACCTGGATAAAAAAGACGTTCAAATCATAGATGTGCGAACCGAGAGCGAATACCATAACGGACACATCAAAGGCGTGGAAAATATGGTGCTGACCTCATTGGAAAACAACATGGACAAAATCAGCAAAGACAAACCTGTTATCGTGCATTGTCAAAGCGGGGTACGGGCAGCAATGGCATATTCCATACTGAAAAGGAACGGCGTGAAAAATCTTAAAATGTATTCGGGAGGTATCAACGAATGGACGGAACAAAAAAACGAGTTAGTGAAATAAGGGTTTCTTCAGATAGTGTTAAATCATACAAGGGGTGCGTGGCAACACTTCTTTTCCTAACGATAGTAAAAGCATATATAAGCAAACTGCATCGTATTTCACTGTTTTTCGTGTTAAAAAAGC
Proteins encoded in this region:
- a CDS encoding MBL fold metallo-hydrolase — translated: MLTKAKFTTTIALFIILFLQGNQLQAQSYFFERVYDETLAQASFVIGDLKTKEAIVIDPKRDMDTYLEIAKANHLNITKVAETHIHADFLSGSRELAAVTNAELLLSDEGGADWQYQFLHTGLKDGSIISIGQVELKVMHTPGHTPESITFLVRDTKVPATPQRAITGDFIFVGDVGRPDLLEKAAGQVGSQELGAKKLYASIQKFSRLPDDLEIWAGHGAGSFCGKSLSTIPHSTLKEEKQNSKAFQFKNDEKGFVKYILDGQPTPPNYFAVMKQLNKVERPLLIQVPVHPKLNQPAFQKAIDNKLLVIDTRSKNEVVKGHIPGSLHIENGKSFSTWVGSLVDYQPQIVLITDESHTEDLTRKLMRIGMDNIYGFVTDLDKMNVALEKSDLVSIGELKKHLDKKDVQIIDVRTESEYHNGHIKGVENMVLTSLENNMDKISKDKPVIVHCQSGVRAAMAYSILKRNGVKNLKMYSGGINEWTEQKNELVK
- a CDS encoding DUF6691 family protein, which translates into the protein MQQNRDIEKDLQLRELDAMCVNESRLEHKWYHNIKYLIIGILFGIVFVKSEVVSWFRIQEMFRLQSFHMYGIIGSAVLTGMISVFLIKKFNIKTIYGEPIKIAPKTFNKGQIYGALIFGLGWAITGACPGPLFAQIGTGATVIAVTLLSAITGTWVYGLLREKLPH
- a CDS encoding DUF2490 domain-containing protein; this translates as MYRFKRLLATAMWVFIAQTLQAQKHYNAWFRSTLSVPVGEKFKVDNEFQHRRQSGFQNGNMLDNNLMFTFRNWVHYQHNPNLKFSVSPFAYFSHYRIIQDKPDKEAAPNSEVRFSVAEELQHKIYKRIYLVNRNALEYRIINNQQPNVIRFRTRFGGRYELTEQLKLTLFDEFFINVTGTSSAQFPDHNRTGLNIEYSVLPNLKFDVGYIYLIRFSVPSASGNIRLYENNMFLNLTYQLKNNK